A region from the bacterium genome encodes:
- the folB gene encoding dihydroneopterin aldolase: protein MSSPQDRIRLKGIQIYAHHGALDEERRLGQLFELDCEVAGDFGRGGSSGDDLYWTVDYTLLFKELERAFLAENYRLLETCASELANAVLVKFAAVQEVTIRVRKPHVPMGGVLNSVEVEVVRHRKDD from the coding sequence GTGAGCTCTCCCCAAGACAGAATCCGTCTGAAGGGTATTCAGATTTACGCCCACCACGGAGCTTTGGATGAAGAGCGCAGACTTGGACAGTTGTTTGAACTCGATTGCGAAGTCGCCGGTGACTTCGGTCGCGGCGGATCAAGCGGCGATGACTTGTACTGGACGGTTGATTACACGCTCTTGTTTAAAGAACTCGAACGCGCCTTTCTCGCTGAAAACTACCGGCTGCTCGAAACGTGCGCTTCTGAGCTTGCAAATGCAGTCTTGGTGAAATTCGCTGCTGTGCAAGAGGTGACTATCCGGGTGCGCAAACCTCATGTGCCGATGGGTGGAGTATTGAACAGCGTCGAAGTTGAAGTCGTCCGCCATCGCAAGGATGATTGA
- a CDS encoding ABC transporter ATP-binding protein produces MSAASAKSAEERDVMGKAYDSVLARRLWGYVGNQKLKLFLAVGLLLLGAAAELAGPWLSKIAIDKYIANGDMPGLIKIVVLFVGVAAVSAALRWSQVYLTGEAGQIIMYRLRRDVFEKLQRLSVPYFDRNPVGRLMTRVTSDVQALYELFGSGMVAIFGDVFTLVGIMIVMFAINWKLALLTLTVVPILIVVTFAFRKKVRDLYRQTRSQISGLNGYLQENITGMRVVQLFGREEHNYQRFQEQNGALKNTYLDTIFFYALFFPGVELISALAIAAIIWGGGTMMIAGTVTVGTLVAFLQYVERFYRPVRDLAEKYNILQAAMAAAERVFHVLDEPIQVSDSRSLDKPTAASDAPFIEFRHVWFAYKPDEWILQDVSFAVRQGESIAVVGATGAGKTTIISLLQRFYDVQKGEILIKGRDIREYPLAELRSMLGIVLQDVFIFAGNIADNIRYGKPDATEEDVKAAANLVFANRFIDKLPGGLAEPVVERGATLSTGQRQLLAFARALLRKPELLILDEATASIDTETEQLIQQAIERVLEGRTSIIIAHRLSTIQSCNRILVMHHGKLREEGTHEELLRLGGIYYRLYRLQFGQSESAKDEQLVP; encoded by the coding sequence ATGAGTGCCGCATCAGCAAAGTCCGCCGAAGAACGGGATGTCATGGGAAAAGCGTATGACTCGGTTCTTGCGCGGCGATTATGGGGATATGTCGGGAATCAGAAACTGAAACTCTTTCTTGCCGTAGGCCTCTTACTGCTCGGTGCGGCCGCTGAACTCGCAGGTCCGTGGCTCTCAAAAATAGCCATAGACAAGTACATTGCGAACGGAGACATGCCGGGGTTGATAAAGATTGTCGTGTTGTTTGTCGGTGTCGCCGCCGTATCCGCGGCGCTCAGATGGAGTCAGGTATACTTGACCGGCGAGGCCGGCCAGATTATCATGTACCGGCTTCGCCGGGATGTGTTTGAGAAGCTGCAACGGTTGTCCGTACCCTACTTTGACAGAAATCCAGTCGGACGGCTCATGACTCGGGTTACTTCAGACGTTCAAGCGCTGTATGAACTGTTCGGCTCAGGCATGGTCGCAATCTTTGGTGATGTGTTCACTCTTGTCGGCATCATGATCGTCATGTTTGCCATCAATTGGAAATTGGCGCTGTTGACGTTGACGGTTGTGCCGATACTCATTGTTGTGACATTCGCATTCAGGAAGAAAGTGCGCGATCTCTACCGGCAGACCCGGTCGCAGATATCCGGACTGAACGGATACTTGCAGGAAAATATCACGGGCATGCGCGTCGTGCAGCTGTTCGGAAGGGAAGAGCACAACTATCAGAGATTCCAGGAGCAGAATGGGGCACTGAAGAATACCTATCTCGATACGATCTTCTTCTACGCGTTATTCTTCCCCGGTGTCGAGCTTATTTCAGCACTGGCGATTGCCGCAATCATTTGGGGCGGAGGAACGATGATGATTGCAGGAACCGTGACAGTCGGCACTCTCGTCGCATTTCTGCAGTATGTTGAGAGGTTTTATCGTCCGGTTCGCGACCTCGCGGAAAAATACAACATCTTGCAGGCGGCAATGGCAGCTGCTGAACGAGTGTTTCATGTGTTGGATGAGCCAATCCAAGTTTCTGATTCGCGCTCTCTGGATAAGCCGACAGCAGCATCAGATGCGCCGTTCATCGAGTTTCGCCACGTGTGGTTTGCCTACAAACCTGATGAATGGATATTACAGGACGTTAGTTTTGCCGTCAGACAGGGCGAGTCCATTGCTGTTGTCGGTGCGACGGGTGCGGGAAAGACTACAATCATCTCGCTCCTGCAACGGTTTTACGACGTGCAAAAGGGAGAAATACTAATCAAAGGGAGGGACATTCGAGAATATCCTCTTGCAGAACTCAGGTCGATGTTGGGTATTGTGCTGCAGGATGTGTTCATTTTCGCAGGAAATATAGCGGACAACATTCGTTATGGGAAGCCAGATGCCACAGAGGAAGATGTGAAAGCGGCCGCAAACCTTGTTTTTGCCAACAGGTTTATCGATAAACTGCCTGGCGGCCTTGCTGAACCCGTGGTTGAGCGCGGTGCCACGCTTTCCACAGGTCAGCGCCAATTGTTAGCTTTTGCGCGTGCTCTTCTAAGAAAACCCGAATTGCTCATTCTGGATGAGGCAACCGCATCTATAGACACGGAGACGGAACAGTTGATTCAGCAGGCCATTGAAAGGGTACTGGAGGGAAGAACCTCAATTATCATTGCCCACAGGTTATCGACCATCCAGAGTTGCAATAGAATTCTGGTCATGCATCACGGCAAGCTGCGGGAAGAAGGAACACACGAGGAGCTATTGAGGTTGGGCGGAATCTACTACAGGTTGTACAGGCTGCAGTTCGGGCAGTCGGAGTCCGCCAAAGATGAGCAGCTTGTCCCTTGA
- a CDS encoding deoxynucleoside kinase, which yields MQTRHRYIAIEGVIGVGKTSLARILSENLNGRLVLENHDENPFLAQFYKDQRHYAFQTQLFFLLSRFKQQQELPEPDFFHTTLISDYIFPKDRIFAYINLSEAELTLYEKVMSLLEMRVRKPDIVVYLQSSTDRLMKNIRMRSRPYERDMSEEYIRTLNEGYNHFFFNYDETPLLIVNTTQLDFVSNSNHLAAITAEIEREQHGTRYFNPVDI from the coding sequence ATGCAGACTCGCCACCGGTACATTGCGATAGAAGGAGTCATCGGCGTCGGTAAGACGTCGCTGGCACGTATTCTCTCCGAGAACCTGAATGGCCGTCTCGTGCTTGAGAACCATGATGAGAATCCGTTTCTCGCACAGTTTTATAAGGACCAGCGCCACTATGCTTTCCAGACGCAACTTTTTTTCCTTTTGTCGCGATTCAAGCAGCAGCAGGAACTGCCTGAACCGGATTTCTTTCATACGACGCTGATTTCTGATTATATTTTCCCGAAAGACCGGATATTTGCGTACATAAACCTCAGCGAAGCCGAACTGACGCTGTATGAAAAGGTAATGTCGCTTTTGGAAATGCGGGTGCGCAAGCCTGATATTGTAGTGTATCTGCAAAGCTCGACTGACAGGTTAATGAAGAATATACGCATGCGGAGTCGTCCTTATGAACGGGACATGTCGGAAGAGTACATTCGCACGTTGAATGAAGGGTATAATCATTTCTTTTTTAATTACGATGAAACTCCGCTGCTGATCGTGAACACGACTCAGCTTGATTTTGTAAGCAATTCAAATCATCTTGCGGCCATTACGGCTGAAATCGAACGTGAACAACACGGCACGCGCTACTTCAACCCGGTGGATATTTAG
- a CDS encoding NAD-dependent isocitrate dehydrogenase yields MQRTHKATLIPGDGIGPSISEAAVAIMEATGVVIQWEVCHAGLAAIAAGKDPLPKETADSIDRTGVVLKGPITTPVGGGYKSVNVSMRQKWNLYANVRPCVSFTGIKTPFPDTDIVVIRENTEGLYTGQEMYVDPDKRAAIVVACNTRSAMDRVCSYSFNYARRNGRKKVTCIHKANILKVFSGIFLESFREIAADYPDINAEEKIIDAACMELVKKPHTYDVIVTTNLFGDIISDLTAGLVGGLGVAPGANYGDNVAMFEAIHGSAPDIAGKGIANPISLVLAGAMMLKHMGEDEASEKVNSAVRAVLKEGKYLTPDLMPGSPHGTADITKAIIDQLN; encoded by the coding sequence GTGCAGCGCACCCACAAGGCGACGCTCATTCCCGGTGACGGTATCGGCCCGTCGATCTCTGAGGCCGCAGTGGCCATCATGGAGGCGACGGGCGTTGTCATTCAATGGGAAGTTTGTCACGCGGGATTGGCCGCGATTGCAGCGGGCAAGGACCCGCTTCCAAAGGAGACCGCTGATTCGATTGACCGGACTGGCGTGGTGCTGAAAGGGCCGATCACGACTCCGGTAGGCGGCGGCTATAAGAGCGTGAATGTCTCCATGAGACAAAAGTGGAACCTTTATGCCAATGTACGACCCTGTGTGTCATTTACAGGAATAAAAACGCCCTTTCCTGATACGGACATAGTTGTCATCCGGGAAAACACCGAAGGCTTATACACAGGCCAGGAGATGTATGTCGATCCGGACAAACGGGCCGCGATTGTAGTTGCTTGCAACACAAGATCTGCGATGGACAGGGTCTGCTCGTATAGTTTCAACTATGCGCGCAGAAACGGCCGCAAGAAAGTAACTTGCATTCATAAGGCAAACATCTTGAAGGTGTTTTCGGGAATCTTTCTTGAAAGCTTCAGGGAAATTGCCGCTGATTATCCCGACATCAATGCCGAGGAAAAGATTATTGACGCCGCGTGCATGGAGTTGGTGAAGAAACCACACACCTATGACGTTATCGTTACGACAAATCTCTTTGGCGACATCATCTCGGATTTGACAGCCGGACTTGTGGGTGGTCTTGGCGTCGCTCCGGGTGCGAACTATGGCGACAACGTGGCCATGTTTGAAGCCATTCACGGCAGCGCTCCGGATATTGCAGGCAAGGGAATTGCCAATCCCATCTCACTGGTTTTGGCAGGCGCAATGATGCTGAAGCATATGGGCGAAGATGAAGCTTCCGAAAAGGTCAATAGCGCCGTTCGCGCTGTGCTCAAGGAAGGCAAATATTTGACGCCGGACCTGATGCCAGGGTCTCCGCACGGAACAGCCGATATCACAAAGGCCATCATTGACCAGCTCAATTGA
- a CDS encoding site-specific DNA-methyltransferase yields the protein MSIREDWLNAITCGDCFKLLRELPDECVDLVLTDPPYGIDYQSNRRTARDKLPKFANDQSLDWVSDWVDEIHRVLKNDTHFYCFTRYDTYPLFFSEISRRFEVKNCLIWVKNNHGSGDLNGSYAPQYEMIIFAHKGKRHLNGKRDPDVMECDNVPSAHRFHSTQKPVELLRVLIEKSSDPGDIVLDPFAGTGSAGLACKAASHHDGDGHERNFVLFELNPEFVAKARAGGLGRQMQLIDVKRDKKKLQDPKLRATIRPKRYVARKDQTLWLAFDS from the coding sequence ATGAGTATTCGTGAAGACTGGCTAAACGCAATCACATGCGGGGACTGTTTCAAGCTCCTGCGCGAGTTGCCGGACGAGTGTGTAGACCTTGTCCTGACAGATCCGCCTTATGGCATAGACTACCAGTCGAATCGTCGGACGGCTCGCGACAAACTCCCCAAGTTCGCAAATGACCAAAGTCTCGACTGGGTCAGCGATTGGGTGGATGAAATACATCGTGTGTTAAAAAACGACACTCACTTCTATTGTTTCACTCGTTATGACACCTATCCGCTATTCTTCAGCGAGATTTCCCGCAGATTCGAGGTCAAGAATTGTTTGATATGGGTGAAGAATAATCACGGCAGCGGGGATCTGAACGGATCTTACGCACCGCAGTATGAAATGATCATCTTCGCTCATAAAGGGAAACGGCATCTCAACGGCAAACGGGATCCTGATGTCATGGAATGCGATAATGTTCCCTCTGCGCACCGCTTCCACTCAACCCAGAAACCTGTTGAACTTCTGCGCGTCTTGATCGAAAAAAGTAGTGATCCCGGCGATATTGTTCTTGACCCGTTTGCAGGCACCGGTAGTGCGGGATTGGCCTGCAAAGCTGCAAGTCATCATGACGGTGACGGTCACGAACGTAATTTTGTCCTGTTTGAACTGAATCCCGAATTTGTCGCAAAAGCACGTGCGGGAGGACTCGGCAGGCAAATGCAGCTAATAGATGTAAAGCGGGACAAGAAGAAATTGCAGGATCCCAAACTGCGCGCCACAATTCGTCCGAAGCGCTACGTTGCAAGAAAAGATCAGACTCTGTGGCTTGCTTTTGACAGTTAA
- the folK gene encoding 2-amino-4-hydroxy-6-hydroxymethyldihydropteridine diphosphokinase — MKSSAIARMIEHAYIGFGTNLGDRWENYNKAVDLLTRQFALLRIARVVESKPVDGVAGGNFLNTVFECRRIENCFMFLRQLQAIELSVGGTTDKHGNARTCDLDILLWGNEIIDTPDLHVPHPRMHLRDFYLIPLCELIPDSVHPVSGKTFKQLLDEIRLISVIGPATQ; from the coding sequence TTGAAGTCGTCCGCCATCGCAAGGATGATTGAGCACGCTTACATCGGTTTCGGCACCAATTTGGGCGATCGATGGGAGAACTACAATAAGGCTGTCGACCTTCTAACCCGCCAATTTGCACTCCTGAGAATCGCAAGGGTTGTTGAATCCAAGCCTGTTGATGGAGTTGCCGGTGGAAATTTCCTTAACACGGTCTTTGAGTGCAGGCGCATAGAAAACTGTTTCATGTTTCTGAGACAGCTTCAGGCAATCGAGCTTTCCGTCGGAGGAACCACGGACAAGCACGGCAATGCACGAACATGTGATTTGGACATTCTTCTGTGGGGTAATGAGATTATTGACACCCCTGATTTGCACGTTCCGCATCCGCGCATGCACTTGCGTGATTTCTATTTGATCCCGCTTTGTGAATTGATTCCGGATTCAGTTCATCCTGTTTCGGGAAAGACATTCAAGCAGCTGCTCGACGAGATTAGACTGATCAGTGTGATCGGTCCAGCCACACAATAA
- the kdsB gene encoding 3-deoxy-manno-octulosonate cytidylyltransferase: MSKVAVVIPARYGATRFPGKPLALLWGRPMVQHVWEKCQAASGIDRVVVATDDSRILTACAGFGAEAVMTDSALPSGTDRVAAAAEDMGQYDIILNVQGDEPGMEPEVIAAVAGLMRMPDVSIGTAVVPTARVEDLARPHVVKAVVAQDGRALYFSRSVVPFERNKLQNSPYFRHLGIYGFRRQVLAELVKLPPSPLEQVESLEQLRWLEAGYEIRTVSVNSSSVGVDTPEDLQTISLRTH, from the coding sequence ATGAGCAAGGTTGCGGTCGTCATTCCGGCACGCTACGGGGCGACGAGGTTTCCTGGAAAGCCGTTAGCGCTCTTGTGGGGTCGGCCCATGGTGCAGCACGTGTGGGAGAAGTGTCAAGCGGCATCAGGAATTGACCGCGTGGTTGTGGCAACGGATGACTCAAGAATTCTTACGGCATGTGCAGGCTTCGGTGCCGAGGCGGTCATGACGGATTCGGCGTTGCCCTCGGGAACCGATCGTGTGGCAGCCGCAGCGGAAGACATGGGCCAATACGATATCATCTTGAATGTGCAAGGTGATGAACCTGGAATGGAGCCTGAGGTAATTGCGGCAGTGGCAGGCCTGATGAGGATGCCAGACGTGTCGATCGGAACGGCGGTCGTTCCCACTGCAAGAGTCGAGGACCTTGCACGGCCTCACGTTGTGAAGGCCGTGGTCGCACAAGACGGTCGAGCGCTCTATTTCAGCCGCTCTGTCGTACCTTTCGAACGTAACAAGCTGCAAAACTCGCCTTACTTTCGCCATTTGGGAATTTATGGCTTTCGCCGGCAAGTACTCGCTGAATTGGTGAAATTGCCGCCGTCCCCGCTTGAGCAAGTCGAAAGCCTTGAACAGCTCCGCTGGCTTGAAGCGGGCTACGAAATCAGAACCGTATCTGTGAACAGCTCATCGGTTGGCGTTGACACTCCAGAAGACCTCCAGACTATATCTCTCCGAACCCACTAA
- a CDS encoding RidA family protein: MKREVVTTNAAPAAIGPYSQGIKVAGSLLFTAGQIPLDPKTMEIVGNTAAEQCTQVVKNLRAILEAAGTDFDNVVKTTIFLRTMSDFAAVNEVYGSVFAKAPPARSTVAVAGLPKDVLVEIECIALLPSF; encoded by the coding sequence ATGAAACGTGAAGTTGTTACCACCAACGCGGCTCCTGCGGCGATCGGACCCTACAGTCAGGGAATAAAGGTTGCGGGATCGCTGCTGTTTACTGCGGGACAGATACCACTGGACCCGAAGACTATGGAGATAGTTGGGAATACCGCGGCCGAGCAATGCACACAAGTAGTAAAGAATCTAAGGGCAATTCTTGAGGCGGCCGGAACCGACTTTGACAATGTTGTGAAGACGACAATCTTCTTGCGAACAATGTCCGATTTCGCCGCGGTCAATGAGGTTTATGGGTCAGTGTTCGCGAAAGCACCGCCTGCACGCAGCACTGTCGCTGTTGCTGGATTGCCAAAGGATGTTCTTGTGGAAATCGAATGTATCGCGCTGTTGCCCTCGTTCTGA
- the gatC gene encoding Asp-tRNA(Asn)/Glu-tRNA(Gln) amidotransferase subunit GatC, whose product MSVSRNDIINLAKLARMRLTEDEIEALQKDMNSILVFFDQLKKVDVSDVEPMVHPVKGDFLLEDDVPHESLPREVVLRDAPDRTEEYFRLPRVLGG is encoded by the coding sequence TTGAGTGTTTCCCGCAACGACATAATTAACCTTGCGAAGCTTGCGAGGATGAGACTTACAGAGGATGAGATTGAGGCTCTGCAAAAGGACATGAACTCAATTCTTGTGTTTTTCGATCAGCTCAAGAAAGTGGATGTCTCAGACGTTGAGCCCATGGTCCATCCTGTCAAGGGCGACTTTCTGCTTGAGGACGATGTTCCGCATGAGTCCCTGCCTCGAGAGGTAGTGTTAAGGGATGCGCCGGACCGAACGGAAGAGTATTTCCGTCTCCCCAGAGTTTTAGGCGGATGA
- a CDS encoding CTP synthase, which yields MSPQKNSRKASRTKYVFITGGVVSSLGKGIASASIGRILKARGLKVSMMKLDPYINVDPGTMNPFQHGEVYVTEDGAETDLDLGHYERFIDEDMTRANNATTGQIYHTVISKERKGDYLGATVQVIPHITGEIIERMLAVTRGSKVYDVVLVEVGGTVGDIESLPYIEAIRQFGLELGPKNCVYIHLTLVPYIATAQEVKTKPTQHSVKELREIGVQPDLLLCRTDRPLDRKVKDKIALFCNVGKEDVFDVPDVDTVYELPLIFEREGMGKRLLDQLGLRGKEPDFSQWQQVVRKIKHPTGSVKILIAGKYVEVRDSYKSIIESFIHAGAFHGLKVDLKWVEAEEFESGDAKDLMSGCSGLLVPGGFGERGIEGKIAAIQYARTKGIPFFGICLGMQAAVIEYARNVCGLRKAHSTEFAPATKHPVIDLLPEQRGLKQKGATMRLGSYPCFLTRGSKAHAAFKTDAITERHRHRFEMNNQYREQLEQAGLRCTGVWPGGDLVEIVELENHPWFLAVQFHPELKSRPTHPHPLFRDFVGACMNFGEPKSKDVVSAKKLETVIEE from the coding sequence ATGTCTCCGCAAAAGAACTCGCGAAAAGCAAGCCGCACGAAGTATGTGTTTATCACAGGCGGAGTCGTGTCTTCCCTGGGTAAAGGTATTGCATCGGCATCGATAGGCCGCATCCTGAAGGCTCGCGGCTTAAAGGTGTCCATGATGAAACTGGATCCGTATATCAACGTGGATCCGGGTACAATGAATCCGTTTCAGCATGGTGAGGTGTACGTAACAGAGGACGGAGCGGAGACAGATCTCGATCTTGGGCACTACGAGCGTTTCATTGATGAAGACATGACCCGTGCAAACAACGCGACGACGGGTCAGATTTACCATACGGTAATCTCAAAGGAACGTAAAGGCGATTATCTCGGCGCAACAGTGCAGGTGATACCCCATATTACCGGCGAAATCATCGAGAGAATGCTCGCTGTGACGCGTGGCTCGAAAGTCTATGACGTCGTCTTGGTCGAGGTCGGCGGCACGGTAGGTGACATCGAAAGTCTCCCATACATTGAAGCAATCAGGCAATTCGGCCTCGAGCTCGGCCCGAAGAATTGCGTTTACATTCATCTTACATTAGTTCCTTACATCGCAACAGCGCAGGAAGTAAAGACGAAGCCGACTCAACACTCCGTGAAGGAGCTTCGAGAAATTGGAGTTCAGCCAGATTTGTTGCTCTGTCGTACGGACAGGCCGCTCGACCGCAAGGTCAAGGATAAGATTGCCTTGTTCTGCAATGTTGGAAAAGAAGACGTGTTTGATGTTCCCGATGTGGATACGGTCTACGAATTGCCTTTGATTTTCGAGCGCGAGGGAATGGGAAAACGCCTGCTCGACCAGCTTGGCTTAAGAGGAAAGGAACCTGACTTCAGTCAATGGCAGCAGGTCGTGCGAAAAATCAAGCATCCGACCGGTTCGGTCAAGATTCTCATCGCGGGGAAGTATGTCGAAGTTCGCGACTCATACAAGTCCATTATCGAGTCTTTTATTCATGCAGGGGCATTTCATGGACTCAAGGTTGATCTGAAGTGGGTGGAAGCTGAAGAATTTGAGAGTGGCGATGCCAAGGATCTGATGTCCGGTTGTTCAGGGCTTCTTGTGCCGGGCGGTTTTGGAGAACGGGGCATTGAAGGCAAGATTGCGGCCATTCAGTATGCCCGGACAAAAGGCATACCATTTTTCGGAATTTGCCTGGGTATGCAAGCGGCAGTGATTGAATATGCGCGTAATGTGTGCGGATTGCGGAAGGCTCACTCTACGGAATTCGCTCCTGCGACAAAGCATCCGGTCATTGACCTTCTCCCCGAACAGCGCGGCTTGAAACAGAAAGGCGCGACGATGAGATTAGGAAGCTACCCGTGCTTCCTGACTCGCGGTTCCAAGGCACATGCGGCCTTTAAGACCGATGCAATCACTGAGCGTCATCGGCATCGTTTTGAAATGAACAATCAGTATCGGGAACAACTGGAGCAGGCCGGCTTGCGATGCACCGGTGTCTGGCCGGGTGGCGATTTGGTCGAGATAGTTGAGTTGGAAAACCACCCGTGGTTTTTGGCAGTTCAATTTCACCCGGAATTGAAGAGCAGACCTACGCATCCTCATCCGCTGTTCAGGGATTTCGTCGGTGCATGTATGAATTTTGGAGAACCGAAGTCAAAGGATGTGGTTTCGGCGAAGAAACTTGAAACAGTGATAGAGGAGTAG
- the kdsA gene encoding 3-deoxy-8-phosphooctulonate synthase, whose translation MTSSIDIGGEFYPLAIIAGPCVIESEDLCMYVAEELAIIATRTGVLPIFKASFDKANRTSVDSFRGPGLEEGLRILENVRKSSGLPVTTDIHLPDQAASAGEVVDILQIPAFLCRQTDILVAAGKTGKAVNVKKGQFVAPEDMKFAAAKIASTGNNKILLTERGSSFGYRDLVVDMRSLVLLADIGYPVVFDATHSVQKMGGQGAGVSGGSPRFIGHLARAAVATGAVSAVFVETHPNPSQALSDGGNMLALSELERFITDLVRIVESLKAGEA comes from the coding sequence TTGACCAGCTCAATTGATATCGGCGGCGAGTTCTATCCGCTCGCAATCATCGCAGGTCCCTGTGTCATAGAGTCTGAAGACTTGTGTATGTATGTCGCAGAAGAACTTGCTATCATCGCGACTCGTACGGGCGTGCTGCCTATTTTCAAAGCAAGTTTTGATAAAGCGAATCGAACATCGGTGGATAGTTTTCGCGGTCCGGGTCTAGAAGAAGGCCTTCGCATCCTTGAGAATGTCCGTAAGTCTTCAGGTTTGCCCGTCACAACGGACATTCACCTGCCAGATCAGGCGGCTTCTGCAGGCGAAGTCGTGGACATTCTTCAGATTCCCGCATTCCTGTGCCGGCAGACGGATATTCTGGTTGCGGCGGGAAAAACAGGGAAGGCCGTAAATGTCAAAAAGGGGCAATTTGTTGCACCGGAGGACATGAAGTTCGCGGCCGCAAAAATTGCGTCGACGGGAAACAACAAGATTCTGCTGACGGAGCGCGGATCAAGTTTCGGTTACCGCGATCTTGTCGTGGACATGCGATCCCTTGTACTGCTGGCCGATATCGGTTACCCCGTAGTGTTCGATGCCACACATAGCGTTCAGAAGATGGGTGGTCAGGGTGCTGGTGTGTCCGGTGGAAGTCCGCGATTTATAGGACACCTTGCTCGCGCGGCAGTTGCGACAGGCGCGGTTTCTGCGGTTTTCGTTGAAACTCACCCTAATCCTTCACAGGCACTGTCGGACGGCGGCAACATGCTTGCATTGTCTGAATTAGAGAGATTTATTACTGACCTGGTACGAATCGTGGAATCGCTCAAGGCGGGGGAAGCGTGA
- a CDS encoding proline dehydrogenase family protein — MSLLDQLVVRTMPLVPRWMVRRVASKYIAGETLEDAMRVVQELNANGMHTTVDVLGEFVSDPSEARSAIDAYVRLVDAIADRKLKSGVSVKLTAVGLSISPQLARENMRILIEAAGKRDVFVRIDMEDSPYTTETLAIFQEFRGYPRLGIVVQAYLKRTADDVKRLMDTGKTNFRLCKGIYVEPESIALKERKAIQDNYLKLLELMFDGGSQVGIATHDNYLIEHSERMIRTRGIDRASYEYQMLLGVLPELRSKVVSSGHRMRVYVPFGDAWYGYSTRRLKENPALAGYVFKSLFKAG, encoded by the coding sequence ATGTCTTTGTTAGACCAATTGGTCGTTCGCACGATGCCGCTTGTTCCGCGCTGGATGGTACGTCGTGTGGCTTCCAAGTATATTGCCGGGGAGACTCTTGAAGACGCTATGCGTGTCGTTCAGGAACTAAACGCGAATGGCATGCACACTACAGTGGACGTTTTGGGAGAATTTGTCTCAGATCCGTCCGAAGCTCGCAGCGCAATTGATGCATATGTTCGCCTTGTTGACGCGATTGCCGACCGAAAATTGAAATCCGGTGTGTCGGTAAAACTTACTGCCGTCGGACTGTCAATCAGTCCTCAGTTGGCACGCGAGAACATGCGTATCCTGATAGAAGCCGCCGGAAAGCGGGATGTCTTCGTTCGAATTGACATGGAAGATTCTCCATATACGACCGAGACTTTGGCGATTTTTCAGGAATTTCGAGGCTACCCTCGATTGGGCATAGTTGTGCAGGCATACTTGAAGCGAACCGCCGATGACGTGAAGCGACTTATGGATACCGGCAAAACAAACTTCCGGCTTTGCAAGGGAATCTATGTCGAACCTGAATCTATTGCCCTCAAGGAACGAAAGGCGATACAGGACAACTATTTGAAATTGCTCGAATTGATGTTTGATGGCGGCTCTCAAGTTGGAATTGCGACCCACGACAACTACCTGATTGAGCATTCGGAACGGATGATAAGGACACGTGGCATAGATCGTGCAAGCTACGAGTATCAAATGCTTCTCGGAGTTTTGCCGGAATTACGAAGCAAAGTGGTTTCGTCCGGGCATCGTATGCGGGTGTACGTGCCATTCGGAGATGCTTGGTACGGGTATTCAACGAGAAGGCTGAAAGAAAACCCCGCGCTTGCCGGCTACGTATTCAAGAGTTTGTTCAAAGCGGGCTAA